In Companilactobacillus allii, one genomic interval encodes:
- a CDS encoding MurR/RpiR family transcriptional regulator: MNISKFKNSDKLSSNERQVLQFLLDNNNTVLDLGVRGVAKANYTSTSTVMRLAQKLGYSGFVEMHYRIAEYIMKDTPIKQPSTDINSIVVDTTEVSFKKFAKLISEQEEKFIYIYATGFSSTVAEYFYKKLLILGKKCLISTGGDSIGVFENNLNNIGLLIVISKSGETKQVLDKVKMAQDEDIKVISITGNKESSINYISNLPITCKDDYPLDDYNQFSNDFFPNILLLFEHIIGLYERL, from the coding sequence ATGAACATCTCTAAGTTTAAGAATAGCGATAAACTTTCTTCAAATGAAAGACAAGTTCTACAATTCTTACTAGATAATAATAACACTGTGCTGGACTTAGGCGTCCGTGGAGTCGCCAAAGCAAACTACACTTCTACCTCAACTGTGATGAGATTAGCACAAAAATTGGGATATTCCGGATTTGTTGAAATGCACTATCGAATTGCGGAATATATTATGAAAGACACACCTATAAAACAACCATCTACTGACATCAATAGTATAGTGGTGGACACTACTGAAGTTTCATTTAAAAAATTTGCCAAATTAATTTCTGAACAAGAGGAAAAATTTATCTATATATATGCTACTGGGTTCTCTTCAACAGTGGCCGAATATTTTTATAAAAAGCTATTGATTCTAGGTAAAAAATGTTTAATATCTACCGGTGGTGATTCCATTGGAGTATTTGAAAACAATTTAAATAACATTGGATTACTGATCGTAATCTCTAAATCTGGCGAAACAAAACAAGTTTTAGATAAGGTCAAAATGGCACAGGACGAGGATATTAAAGTTATTAGTATCACTGGTAATAAAGAAAGCTCAATTAACTATATTTCAAATCTTCCTATAACATGCAAAGATGACTACCCTTTGGATGACTATAATCAATTTTCAAATGACTTTTTCCCCAATATATTATTACTATTCGAACATATCATAGGCCTCTATGAACGGCTTTGA
- a CDS encoding sugar-binding transcriptional regulator: MTNNEDLELLDLIAPDFIKTVEKRFMILQNILLMEPVGRRTLADDLNVTERSLRTETDLLRKQGLIISSKSGMSLTRNGRHVTDHLGKMLADYQGVALLEKQLSQKLGISRCIVLPGNSDKQARVIDSFGRRLSQLLGSILPTGEALISVTGGRTMARVARNFSPDLSKNRKLIFLPARGGVGESVEIQANNVCAEMADRTKGQYRAMYLPEDISEESFESLQKETSIKSVLDLIYRSDVVVHSIGSASIMADRRNLSREEKMDIVEKGAVSEAFGDFFDQSGRLVYKVPRIGLHVRDLDRIKYVIAVAGGSNKANAIQSYMKNAPAHTVLITDEGASKLILRANP, translated from the coding sequence ATGACTAATAATGAAGATTTAGAATTGCTTGATTTAATTGCCCCAGACTTCATTAAAACTGTGGAAAAGCGATTTATGATTCTTCAGAACATACTATTAATGGAACCTGTGGGACGCAGAACTCTTGCTGATGATTTGAACGTTACAGAACGAAGCCTTCGAACAGAGACTGATTTACTTAGGAAACAAGGTTTGATTATTTCCTCTAAGTCAGGGATGTCTCTTACTAGAAATGGTAGACATGTAACAGATCATCTGGGAAAAATGCTAGCTGATTACCAAGGAGTTGCTCTTTTAGAGAAACAACTTAGTCAGAAGTTAGGAATCTCTCGTTGTATAGTTTTACCGGGTAATTCCGATAAGCAAGCACGTGTGATTGATTCATTTGGTAGACGATTGAGTCAATTACTTGGATCAATTCTTCCAACTGGTGAAGCGTTAATATCGGTAACCGGTGGAAGAACGATGGCAAGAGTTGCAAGAAACTTTTCACCAGACTTATCCAAGAATAGAAAATTAATTTTCCTACCTGCTAGAGGTGGAGTGGGAGAATCGGTTGAAATTCAAGCGAATAATGTCTGCGCTGAAATGGCGGATAGAACTAAGGGTCAGTACCGGGCTATGTATCTTCCAGAAGATATTAGTGAAGAAAGTTTTGAATCTCTTCAAAAAGAGACTTCAATTAAGTCGGTACTTGATTTAATATATAGGAGTGATGTTGTTGTTCACAGCATCGGTTCAGCAAGTATCATGGCTGATCGTAGAAACTTGTCACGAGAAGAAAAGATGGACATCGTAGAAAAAGGTGCTGTTTCTGAAGCTTTTGGAGATTTCTTCGATCAAAGTGGTAGACTTGTATATAAGGTACCTAGGATTGGACTTCATGTCCGGGACCTTGATAGAATTAAGTATGTGATTGCGGTTGCTGGTGGGTCAAATAAGGCCAACGCAATTCAATCATATATGAAAAACGCACCTGCTCATACAGTACTCATTACTGATGAAGGTGCCTCAAAACTGATTTTAAGGGCTAACCCTTAA
- the gap gene encoding type I glyceraldehyde-3-phosphate dehydrogenase → MTTKVGINGFGRIGRLAFRRIADLQAQGKTELEVVAINDLTSPAMLAHLLKYDTAHGNFKADKISATENSIVVDGKTIPVYAEMNAADLKWVGNDGVDIVLECTGFYTSTEKAQAHIDAGAKRVLISAPSGDMPTVVYGVNDDVLTNDVKIASAGSCTTNCLAPLANAVNKEFGIKAGTMTTVHAYTATQKLQDGPERKGNVRAARAAAANIIPHSTGAAKALGLVVPELKGKLDGHAQRVPVITGSLTELVATFNKEVTVDEVNAAVKKYTDNNPSFGYNDDEIVSSDIIGTSFGSVFDPTQTQVVGSGAGQVVKTVAWYDNESGFTAQMVRTLEKFATLN, encoded by the coding sequence ATGACTACAAAAGTTGGTATTAATGGATTTGGACGTATCGGTCGTTTGGCATTCCGTCGCATTGCTGATCTTCAAGCACAAGGCAAGACTGAATTGGAAGTTGTTGCAATCAACGATTTGACATCACCTGCTATGCTTGCACATTTATTGAAGTATGATACAGCTCATGGTAACTTCAAGGCTGACAAGATCAGTGCTACAGAAAACTCAATCGTCGTTGACGGTAAGACTATTCCTGTATATGCTGAAATGAACGCTGCAGACCTTAAATGGGTTGGCAACGACGGTGTTGACATCGTTCTTGAATGTACTGGATTCTACACATCAACAGAAAAAGCACAAGCTCATATCGATGCTGGTGCAAAACGTGTATTGATCTCAGCTCCATCAGGTGACATGCCTACAGTTGTTTATGGTGTTAACGACGATGTTCTTACAAATGACGTTAAGATCGCTTCAGCTGGTTCATGTACAACAAACTGTCTTGCACCATTAGCTAATGCCGTAAACAAAGAATTCGGTATCAAAGCTGGTACAATGACAACAGTTCACGCATACACAGCTACACAAAAACTTCAAGATGGTCCAGAACGTAAAGGTAATGTTCGTGCTGCACGTGCTGCTGCTGCTAACATCATCCCTCATTCAACTGGTGCTGCTAAGGCTCTTGGCCTTGTTGTCCCAGAACTTAAGGGTAAACTTGATGGACATGCACAACGTGTACCAGTTATCACAGGTTCACTTACAGAATTAGTTGCTACTTTCAACAAAGAAGTTACAGTTGACGAAGTAAATGCTGCCGTTAAGAAATATACTGACAATAACCCTTCATTCGGTTACAACGATGACGAAATCGTATCATCAGACATTATCGGAACATCATTTGGTTCAGTATTTGACCCAACACAAACACAAGTTGTTGGTTCAGGTGCCGGCCAAGTTGTAAAGACTGTTGCTTGGTATGACAACGAATCAGGATTTACTGCACAAATGGTTCGTACACTTGAAAAATTTGCTACATTAAACTAA
- a CDS encoding phosphoglycerate kinase codes for MTKLIVSDVDVKGKKVLMRVDFNVPIKDGVVGDTNRIVGAIPTIKYVSENGGKVILLSHLGRIKSDADKLALSLKPVAAKLQELSGMSVKFVPTNEGKELEDAINELKDGEILLMENTRFQDIDNDFGKRESKNDPKLGEYWASLGDVFINDAFGTAHRSHASNVGISTAMKAAGKPVAAGYLMEKEIKFLGNAVDNPVHPFVTILGGAKVSDKIGVIEHLIPKSDHIIIGGGMAYTFLAAQGHKIGKSLFEADKVELAKDLLQKAGDKIVLPVDHIIAKEFSNDAEATTTDGVDIPDDEMALDIGPKTVKLFQDTLKGAKTVVWNGPMGAFEMSKFAEGTLEVGRAMGNLSDAITIVGGGDSTAAAKSLGIADKLTHISTGGGASLEYLEGKVLPGIDSISDK; via the coding sequence ATGACTAAACTTATTGTTTCTGACGTTGACGTAAAAGGCAAAAAAGTCTTAATGCGTGTAGATTTCAACGTTCCTATTAAAGATGGCGTTGTCGGCGATACAAACCGTATCGTTGGTGCTATCCCAACAATCAAATATGTATCAGAAAATGGCGGAAAGGTTATCTTGCTATCTCACTTGGGTAGAATTAAGAGTGATGCAGACAAGTTAGCTTTATCATTGAAGCCAGTTGCTGCTAAACTTCAAGAGTTAAGTGGTATGTCTGTTAAGTTCGTACCAACTAACGAAGGTAAAGAACTTGAAGATGCTATCAACGAATTAAAAGATGGCGAAATTCTTCTTATGGAAAACACTCGTTTCCAAGATATCGACAACGACTTTGGTAAACGTGAAAGTAAGAATGATCCAAAACTTGGTGAATACTGGGCATCACTTGGTGACGTATTTATCAACGATGCTTTTGGTACAGCTCACAGAAGCCATGCCTCAAACGTTGGTATCTCAACAGCTATGAAAGCTGCTGGCAAACCAGTTGCTGCTGGATATTTGATGGAAAAAGAAATCAAATTCTTAGGTAACGCTGTTGATAATCCTGTACACCCATTTGTTACAATTCTTGGTGGTGCAAAGGTTTCAGATAAGATCGGTGTTATTGAACATCTAATTCCAAAATCAGATCACATTATTATCGGTGGTGGTATGGCATATACATTCTTGGCCGCTCAAGGTCACAAGATTGGTAAGTCACTATTCGAAGCAGATAAAGTTGAACTAGCTAAGGACCTCCTTCAAAAAGCTGGCGACAAGATTGTACTTCCTGTAGATCACATTATTGCTAAAGAATTCTCAAACGATGCTGAAGCAACAACTACTGATGGTGTTGATATTCCTGATGACGAAATGGCTCTTGATATCGGACCTAAGACAGTTAAGTTATTCCAAGACACTCTAAAAGGTGCCAAGACTGTTGTATGGAATGGACCAATGGGTGCATTCGAAATGAGCAAGTTTGCTGAAGGTACACTAGAAGTTGGACGTGCTATGGGTAACTTATCAGATGCTATTACTATTGTTGGTGGTGGTGATTCAACTGCTGCTGCTAAGAGCCTTGGTATTGCTGATAAATTAACACACATCTCAACTGGTGGTGGTGCCTCACTAGAATATCTAGAAGGTAAAGTATTACCAGGAATTGACTCAATTTCTGACAAATAA
- the tpiA gene encoding triose-phosphate isomerase, with product MRTPIIAGNWKMNKNPKETQEFLDGIKGKLPESGVETIIGAPAIDLTTLVAGAEGTPLKTAAENSYFEESGAFTGETSPKALDEMGIDYVIIGHSERRQYFGETDEDINKKAHAILKNNMLPIICCGETLEQREAGKAESWVTGQIEAAVKGVSASDLAKSVIAYEPIWAIGTGKTATSDQAQEMVHVIREKIASLYDADTADKVRILYGGSVKPANVKELMSKEDIDGGLVGGASMEPESFIALANFNK from the coding sequence ATGCGTACACCTATTATTGCGGGTAACTGGAAGATGAACAAAAATCCTAAAGAAACCCAAGAATTTTTAGACGGTATCAAAGGTAAATTACCAGAATCAGGCGTAGAAACTATTATTGGTGCCCCAGCCATTGATCTTACAACACTTGTTGCAGGAGCAGAAGGTACACCATTAAAGACTGCTGCTGAAAACTCATACTTTGAAGAATCTGGTGCATTTACTGGTGAAACTTCACCTAAGGCTCTTGATGAAATGGGCATTGATTATGTAATCATTGGTCACTCAGAAAGACGTCAATACTTCGGTGAAACTGACGAAGATATCAATAAGAAAGCACATGCTATCTTAAAAAACAACATGCTACCTATCATCTGCTGTGGTGAAACACTAGAACAACGTGAAGCCGGAAAAGCTGAATCATGGGTAACAGGTCAAATCGAAGCAGCCGTTAAGGGTGTTTCAGCTTCTGACTTAGCAAAATCAGTTATCGCTTACGAACCAATCTGGGCCATCGGTACTGGTAAAACAGCTACTTCAGATCAAGCACAAGAAATGGTTCACGTAATCCGTGAAAAGATTGCTAGCTTATACGATGCTGACACTGCTGATAAAGTACGTATTCTTTACGGTGGTTCAGTTAAACCTGCTAACGTTAAAGAATTAATGTCTAAAGAAGATATTGATGGTGGACTTGTTGGTGGAGCATCAATGGAGCCAGAATCATTTATCGCTTTAGCTAATTTCAATAAATAA
- the eno gene encoding phosphopyruvate hydratase, translating to MSVITDILGREVLDSRGNPTVEVELYTELGGFGRGIVPSGASTGEHEAVELRDGDKSRFGGKGVLKAVANVNDKIAKKIVGMDVTDQRGIDQAMIDLDGTENKGNLGANAILGVSLAAARAAADELGLPLYEYLGGPNAHVLPTPMMNVINGGKHADNNVDFQEFMIVPVGAKSVHEAVRMGSETFQALKSILKDRGLNTAVGDEGGFAPDLENNEAPFKILVEAIEKAGYKPGDDVAIGFDCASSEFYNTETGKYDLKGEGENGASLTTDEFIDLLDGIVEKYPVITIEDPLDENNWEDWQKVTKALGKKVQLVGDDLFVTNTDYLKKGIDMGVSNSILIKLNQIGTLTETFEAIEMAKEAGFTAVVSHRSGETEDTTIADLVVATNAGQIKTGSMSRTDRIAKYNQLMRIEDQLGEQAEYKGIHSFYNLNK from the coding sequence ATGTCTGTAATTACTGATATTTTAGGTCGTGAAGTTCTTGATTCACGTGGTAACCCAACTGTTGAAGTTGAACTATATACTGAATTAGGCGGCTTTGGCCGTGGAATTGTTCCATCAGGTGCTTCAACTGGTGAACACGAAGCTGTTGAATTGCGTGATGGCGACAAGTCACGTTTTGGTGGCAAGGGTGTTCTTAAAGCAGTTGCTAACGTTAACGACAAGATTGCTAAAAAGATTGTTGGTATGGACGTTACTGATCAAAGAGGAATCGACCAAGCAATGATCGACCTTGATGGTACAGAAAACAAAGGTAACCTTGGTGCCAATGCTATCTTAGGTGTATCACTAGCTGCTGCACGTGCTGCTGCTGATGAATTAGGTCTTCCATTGTACGAATACCTTGGTGGTCCTAATGCTCACGTACTTCCAACACCAATGATGAACGTTATCAATGGTGGTAAGCATGCTGATAACAACGTTGACTTCCAAGAATTCATGATTGTACCTGTTGGTGCAAAGTCAGTTCATGAAGCCGTACGTATGGGTTCAGAAACTTTCCAAGCACTTAAATCAATTCTTAAAGATCGTGGTTTGAATACTGCTGTTGGTGATGAAGGTGGATTTGCTCCTGACCTTGAAAACAACGAAGCACCATTCAAGATCTTGGTTGAAGCTATTGAAAAAGCTGGTTACAAGCCTGGCGACGATGTTGCTATTGGTTTTGACTGTGCCTCATCAGAATTCTACAACACAGAAACTGGTAAGTACGATCTTAAGGGTGAAGGCGAAAATGGTGCCAGCTTAACAACTGACGAATTTATCGACTTGCTTGACGGAATCGTTGAAAAGTACCCAGTTATTACAATCGAAGACCCACTTGACGAAAACAACTGGGAAGATTGGCAAAAAGTTACAAAGGCTCTTGGTAAGAAAGTACAACTTGTTGGTGATGACTTGTTCGTTACAAATACAGACTACTTGAAGAAGGGTATTGATATGGGAGTATCAAACTCAATCCTTATCAAGCTTAACCAAATCGGTACACTTACAGAAACATTTGAAGCTATCGAAATGGCTAAAGAAGCTGGATTCACTGCTGTTGTTTCTCACCGTTCAGGTGAAACAGAAGATACAACAATTGCTGATCTTGTTGTTGCTACAAATGCTGGTCAAATTAAGACTGGTTCAATGAGCCGTACAGATCGTATTGCTAAGTATAACCAATTGATGAGAATCGAAGATCAACTTGGCGAACAAGCAGAATACAAGGGTATTCACAGTTTCTACAACTTAAACAAGTAA
- a CDS encoding lectin-like domain-containing protein produces MRLQVNKRIILYVNLIIFSFFAIVTGLSTIDSKAASATDDDYDAAISSAPQGLDLEDIFVPGTFKDNVSTVIEVNNSQVTDTDAVRLTYAKNQLGAIWSTDSNYFDLNKDQTMSMWMYFGGTKNPGDGMAFVLQNDDNGTGAISTFTSKNIIGQTTKTPAGGETLGVWAADQDGSLKDTEKFATTAIQNSWALEFDTYINDSDNYAAAGSASAFDVQISDAGQHIAANYPGDAASYYTATKNYDFTGLIKKYINYMNHGGLIPNVDLANGTWHHLTMNWDSTTKVMTYNFDDINPDGSDNPDALMNSFTIDTDVFASTNGQVRWGFTGATGSKYENNLVIFESIPDLVNATVTPSIYDVTQDREIADGDSIISKDELEVSYNLDYENGRRDWKDIVAKIKLPGIAPDPDDTSNDIENIIYDDTATITYADGASETFSIEGMTENEVQYTLAETLSDTNQSATIEFTGNAIAVNRDTEIGEETSTFSSTNFITHVNTPSFTIQSDKSITIALLSGSKQTVQSGEDANLTGVILYAGGDADITNSRFTVNTELNGEVLDTVQMDDNEETGIFKINIPAGILKPGDNDLDIYITDEVGTKSNVVSATITVAGYLSFKDVSDSVSFNPIHYIGEAGVIGRNDDWSLSVNDARNAGSQWKVIASSTTMTNGSDTLQGGLIYTDGNSVTSIVNNPVMIASYTDQNDGDEVTDIIGNWNDDEGILLRTSSSEKGGTYTGTIKWELYDSI; encoded by the coding sequence ATGAGATTACAAGTAAATAAAAGAATTATTTTATATGTAAATTTGATTATATTTAGTTTCTTTGCAATCGTAACTGGTTTGTCCACGATAGATAGCAAGGCAGCAAGTGCTACTGATGATGACTATGATGCCGCGATAAGTAGTGCTCCACAAGGGTTGGATTTAGAAGATATCTTTGTTCCGGGAACTTTCAAGGATAATGTTTCGACTGTTATTGAGGTTAATAATTCTCAAGTTACAGATACAGATGCAGTTAGATTGACGTATGCCAAGAATCAATTGGGTGCAATCTGGTCCACTGATAGTAACTATTTTGATTTGAATAAGGACCAAACAATGTCCATGTGGATGTATTTTGGTGGGACCAAGAATCCCGGTGATGGAATGGCTTTTGTTCTACAAAATGATGACAATGGAACGGGTGCCATATCAACATTTACTTCTAAGAATATTATCGGTCAGACCACAAAAACTCCGGCTGGTGGTGAAACATTGGGAGTTTGGGCAGCTGATCAGGATGGTAGTTTGAAGGATACTGAGAAATTTGCGACGACTGCCATTCAAAATAGTTGGGCACTTGAATTTGATACTTATATTAATGATAGTGATAATTATGCAGCAGCTGGTAGTGCAAGTGCTTTTGATGTTCAGATTTCTGATGCAGGACAACATATTGCGGCCAATTATCCTGGTGATGCAGCCAGTTACTATACCGCTACTAAGAATTATGATTTTACCGGGTTAATAAAGAAATATATTAACTATATGAACCATGGTGGCCTGATCCCTAATGTAGATTTGGCTAATGGGACATGGCATCATCTGACGATGAACTGGGATTCAACGACTAAGGTGATGACTTATAACTTTGATGACATCAATCCGGATGGATCGGATAATCCTGATGCCTTGATGAATAGCTTTACAATTGATACTGATGTATTCGCTTCTACTAATGGACAAGTTCGCTGGGGGTTTACTGGTGCAACAGGTAGTAAGTATGAGAATAACTTAGTTATATTTGAGTCAATTCCAGACTTAGTTAATGCCACGGTAACGCCGTCAATTTATGATGTGACACAAGATAGAGAAATTGCTGATGGTGATTCAATTATTTCCAAGGATGAACTAGAGGTTTCGTACAATCTTGATTACGAAAATGGTAGAAGAGATTGGAAAGATATCGTAGCCAAGATCAAGTTGCCTGGTATTGCGCCTGATCCAGATGATACTAGTAATGATATTGAGAATATAATCTATGATGATACGGCAACTATCACTTATGCTGATGGAGCGTCTGAGACGTTCTCGATTGAAGGGATGACTGAAAATGAAGTCCAATATACGCTAGCGGAGACTCTTTCAGACACAAATCAGAGTGCAACTATTGAATTCACTGGTAATGCAATTGCAGTTAATCGTGATACTGAGATAGGTGAGGAGACATCTACTTTTTCATCTACTAACTTTATTACCCATGTGAATACGCCAAGTTTCACGATTCAATCGGATAAAAGTATTACGATTGCACTTTTGAGTGGTTCAAAACAAACCGTCCAATCAGGAGAAGATGCTAATCTGACGGGTGTTATTTTATACGCCGGTGGAGATGCAGACATTACTAACTCTAGATTTACGGTTAATACAGAATTAAATGGTGAAGTTTTGGATACGGTACAGATGGACGATAATGAAGAAACCGGGATTTTTAAGATCAATATTCCAGCAGGGATATTAAAACCAGGTGACAACGATCTGGATATTTATATAACGGATGAAGTCGGGACAAAGTCCAATGTTGTATCGGCAACTATCACTGTGGCTGGGTATTTGAGCTTTAAAGATGTGTCAGACAGTGTATCGTTTAATCCAATTCATTATATTGGAGAAGCTGGAGTTATCGGTAGAAATGATGATTGGAGCTTGTCAGTCAACGATGCCAGGAATGCTGGATCACAATGGAAAGTTATTGCATCGTCAACTACTATGACTAATGGGTCAGATACTTTACAAGGTGGATTGATATATACTGATGGAAACTCGGTTACTTCGATAGTTAACAATCCAGTTATGATTGCTAGTTATACGGATCAAAATGACGGCGATGAAGTGACTGATATTATAGGCAATTGGAATGATGATGAAGGGATTCTTTTAAGGACTAGTAGTAGTGAGAAGGGCGGAACATATACTGGAACGATAAAATGGGAATTATATGACAGTATTTAA
- a CDS encoding oxidoreductase, translating to MSLKVAFIGFGKSANRYHLPYLNIRNNFEIKMVYTRKGPNEDLAKPYREKGTKFTTNIDDILQNSEIDLVVICTPASTHYELAKQVINAGKSVIVEKPFVDTVDHAKELLQLGKEKHVLVMPYQNRRFDGDFLVTKQVVDQGFLGDIVEVESHIDYYRPGSVTGKGTKEQGSFYGLGIHLMDRLVALFGRPNTVAYDIRNTDVVDAVDNYFDVDLHYGNQMKAKIKVGYDIASEYPRFIVHGTNGSFIKYGADQQENDLKAGIMPGTPNFGEDSPMYYGIAKYKNSNGDWIKKQIKTPTGDYGLYYDSVYDTLVNGAPKLVTDSQVITDIELLEAGFSKPSPSVYKVSKI from the coding sequence ATGTCTTTGAAAGTTGCTTTTATTGGATTCGGTAAATCAGCCAATCGCTATCATTTACCATATTTAAATATACGAAATAACTTTGAAATAAAGATGGTATATACGAGAAAGGGTCCTAATGAAGATTTAGCTAAGCCATATCGAGAAAAGGGAACTAAGTTCACAACTAATATCGATGATATTTTGCAAAATAGTGAAATTGACTTAGTAGTTATTTGTACACCAGCAAGTACACATTATGAGCTTGCCAAACAGGTAATTAATGCAGGTAAGTCAGTCATTGTGGAGAAGCCATTTGTTGATACGGTTGATCATGCTAAGGAATTATTACAGCTTGGTAAAGAAAAACATGTGTTAGTAATGCCATACCAAAATCGTCGTTTCGATGGTGATTTCTTGGTTACTAAACAAGTTGTTGATCAAGGATTTCTTGGTGATATTGTCGAGGTCGAGTCTCACATTGACTATTATCGACCAGGTAGTGTGACTGGAAAAGGGACTAAAGAACAAGGATCATTTTATGGATTAGGGATTCATTTGATGGACCGTTTGGTAGCTTTGTTTGGCCGGCCAAATACTGTTGCTTATGACATTCGGAATACTGATGTTGTTGATGCTGTGGACAATTATTTTGATGTAGATTTACATTATGGCAATCAAATGAAGGCCAAGATTAAGGTCGGATATGATATTGCCAGTGAATACCCAAGATTCATTGTTCATGGGACTAATGGTTCATTTATAAAATACGGAGCTGATCAACAAGAAAATGACCTAAAAGCAGGTATCATGCCTGGAACTCCAAATTTTGGTGAAGATAGTCCAATGTATTATGGAATAGCTAAGTATAAGAATTCCAATGGAGATTGGATCAAGAAACAAATCAAGACACCAACTGGTGATTATGGTTTGTACTATGATTCTGTTTATGACACGTTAGTTAATGGAGCACCAAAGTTGGTTACTGACAGTCAAGTGATAACTGATATAGAATTACTTGAAGCAGGTTTCAGTAAACCTTCACCATCGGTATACAAAGTTTCAAAAATATAG
- a CDS encoding ClC family H(+)/Cl(-) exchange transporter, which yields MKVIVADNDKLKLTLEGVAVGALTGVVVSVFRWSIGQLLTIFQGAYVAARKNIIIVLALFVLLVAVGLIVAGLLKKEPNISGSGIPQVEAQLAGEMEMSWWSILWTKFVGGILSIGPGLFLGREGPSIQLGSAIGQGFSEVTKETGVFRRVLIASGAAGGLAAAFNAPIAGAMFVLEEIYHNFSPLVWVTSLASAVSANFIALYVFGLTPVLDITHKQSLPIGLYWHLILLGIVLGLMGRLYQKVLLIMPSWYAKTRIPRYLQGLIPILLILPIGMMFPQFIGGGNSIITSLNSWGTSLWFLIGLLVLRFIYSMISYGSGLPGGIFLPILNLGAIIGAIYAVFMHNMGLLPLGFESDLIIFSMAGYFACIGKAPFTAIILVTEMVGSLSHLMPLAVLSLVAYVVVDILNGAPIYESLKERLNIDSDYLNRVSKLNDRLEMPIFEGSSIDGKYIRDIPFPKDILIIAIYRGESQIIPKGDTVIKAGDRIVMMVNAAKRVKMRDRINRLINGMD from the coding sequence ATGAAAGTAATCGTTGCAGATAACGATAAATTGAAACTCACGCTTGAGGGAGTAGCAGTTGGGGCTCTCACTGGTGTGGTTGTTAGTGTGTTTCGTTGGTCGATAGGCCAGTTGTTAACTATCTTTCAAGGAGCATATGTTGCTGCTAGGAAGAACATAATCATTGTTTTGGCATTATTTGTACTGTTAGTTGCAGTTGGATTAATAGTTGCTGGTTTACTGAAAAAAGAACCAAACATTTCAGGATCTGGTATTCCTCAAGTTGAAGCTCAATTAGCTGGAGAGATGGAAATGAGTTGGTGGTCGATTCTTTGGACTAAGTTTGTTGGGGGAATTTTAAGTATTGGTCCAGGTTTATTTCTTGGACGTGAAGGTCCCTCAATACAATTAGGTTCAGCTATTGGTCAGGGGTTTAGTGAAGTAACAAAAGAGACTGGTGTGTTCCGTAGAGTATTGATTGCTAGTGGTGCAGCCGGTGGACTAGCTGCTGCTTTTAACGCTCCAATTGCGGGAGCAATGTTTGTGTTGGAGGAGATTTATCATAACTTTTCTCCATTAGTTTGGGTGACCTCACTGGCTAGTGCTGTTAGTGCAAATTTCATTGCACTATATGTATTTGGTTTAACGCCAGTTTTGGATATTACTCATAAGCAAAGTTTACCAATCGGATTATATTGGCACTTGATTTTATTAGGGATTGTTTTGGGATTAATGGGACGTTTATATCAAAAGGTTCTATTGATTATGCCATCATGGTATGCAAAAACAAGAATTCCTCGTTATTTACAAGGATTGATTCCTATTTTATTGATATTGCCCATAGGTATGATGTTCCCTCAGTTTATTGGTGGTGGAAATAGTATCATCACAAGTTTGAACAGCTGGGGAACTAGTTTGTGGTTTTTGATAGGATTGTTAGTACTAAGATTTATCTATTCAATGATTTCTTACGGTTCAGGTTTACCTGGTGGTATCTTCCTTCCAATCTTGAACTTAGGTGCAATTATTGGCGCTATATACGCTGTATTTATGCACAACATGGGATTATTACCATTGGGATTTGAAAGTGACTTGATAATATTTTCCATGGCGGGATATTTTGCTTGTATTGGTAAAGCGCCTTTCACAGCGATTATCCTAGTCACTGAAATGGTTGGATCACTAAGTCATCTTATGCCACTAGCAGTGTTGTCTTTAGTGGCCTATGTAGTGGTTGATATATTAAATGGAGCACCGATCTATGAGTCTTTGAAGGAACGTTTGAATATTGATTCTGATTATTTGAATCGTGTAAGTAAGTTGAATGATCGACTAGAGATGCCGATTTTTGAAGGTAGCTCAATTGATGGTAAATATATCAGGGACATTCCATTTCCAAAGGATATTTTAATTATTGCGATTTATCGTGGAGAGTCTCAGATCATTCCCAAAGGTGATACTGTTATTAAAGCCGGCGATAGGATAGTAATGATGGTTAATGCCGCTAAGCGAGTTAAAATGAGAGATAGAATAAATCGTTTGATTAATGGTATGGACTAG